GTAACGACCTTCACAATGATAATGCTTACAATTCAGAAAGATGCAGATATTGAAAGCTAAAAGGATGACAGGGAAGAATAGTAGTTTTAAATGATTACCAGTGAAGTGGCCCACAGCTTgaagaagatttgtcccaaatttAAGCATACCAGTCACATCAGTTGGCATTTGTGGTCCAGGATCCTGATTAACAAAATGACAGTTAAAAGTTTATGCCAAACTTTACAAAAAAGTCTACTAAATTTTAGAATGTGTGAGCAAATATACAACAAACCATTTGAACATTAGTCCTATTGATTACTCCTTTTCCATTGAGGAGAAAACTACAACATATGCAATAAAAAGGTCAGTCAGCATCAACATAGAATCCATCCACACGTTTAATATGTTCAAAAGCAACCATACTTCACTTGCTGAGGACTTATGAGGCATGCTGATATCTCAATGTTATCTATCTGTGCCACCAATAAAAACTGCAAGTTGAAATAAGTAATATAACTTAGAAcataaaccaaaaataaaaaataataatattgggtGTAttcaaattacaaataaaaaaacaacaatgaTATTACTATTATTGTTACCGAAAGCAAATTGTGACTGAAGGTACAAAAGAGTCTAAAATATGCTAAACATTACATAAAAAATGAAGCAAGCAACATCTTGAAATATGAGAGAACGAAAGAAAAATCCATATTATTTTATGATTCCCAAAACCCTAATATGAATGTATAGGTCAATTctgataaatgaaaaattagaaaatatggACAATGCACAATACATTTTGATAATATATACCACCTTGATATGTGTACCAATAACAGATATCCTATACTAATTTAGTTATTTACATATTTACAACACTACCACTTCAGCCGGTGGATGAATGTCAATCATTCGCAGCTTGCCAATAAGCTGCTAAATCACTCAGTAGGAAGACCCTAGTTAAAACTAGGAGAAAGTATCATACAATGGTCTGCCAAAGGGAGACTTTGTAAATATACTGAGTCCATTGTGAATAACTTCTCCCAATAAGGCAGTACATTTGGTGAAGAATATAAAGATCATTAGGGTTCTAAGGTACTACTAAAGCAGTGTGGTCTTGGCCTACCATATGAAGGCCTTAATGTACAGACGACAGTGCCAAAGGTGGCTGAACTCTGGGCCTGAGCAAAATATGATAATAGTGAAGGTGCCAAATGTTGCAATGAAGGCAGTAAATAGAGGGGCACAACTAAGGTTGCATATGTTGTAATCAAGGCAGCAAATAGAGGGCACAATGAAGGTGTCAAATGCAGCAATGAAGACAGTGAATTGAGGACACAATGAAGGTGTCAAATGCTGCAATGGAGATAGTGGACGGAAGGCACAATAAAAGTTCCAGATGCAGCAAATTGAGGGCATAACAAAAGGTGCCAGATGCTACAATAACGAAAGCTAAGAGGGCTGCGATGAAGGcaactgtttttatttttgcacAGGCAGTGTCCCCAAATTGGAGCTTTGCTACCAAgttaaaagaaaaggaagataaTAAGCTTTACTACCATCTTAAAATACAATGAGAGAAGAAAACAAGctcataaatattatttagtGAATCCTAAAAGGTACAAGTCTCTAATAAATTAATCTTCACCAACCATCTGGATTATCCCCCCAGGTATTAATCATAATTCACAAAGGATTATGCcagataaaattttgtataaagCCCGAGTTTATCACTGCACCAAGTTTTGAGAAGTTGTGATACTTGAAATGAAGTCCCAAATTagataataacaatattaaaaatgaacATTGGCAATTCATTTGCATACCCAAAACACACTATATAGCCCCAGCTGAACAAAACAAGTCAATTTGAGCTATTCTTACAATTTTGTCTTTAACAAATTCACTCTTTGTAATATGAAAATCGACCACAGAAGCTCCATATCCAGGCTGCATTGCaggtaaaataatattaaatatgttttcaacATGAAATAAGAACTGAATTGACAACTCACAAGGAACCACCTCCTGGACCTCAATTGATGCAAGTATTGAACCCAATTTAACATTAGGGTAGAACCTGCTTGAAAATCCACATAAGCAAACTATTACTATTTCACATTAAATGATAAATTCAGATGCATTATTCCTCATAGGTCCTTTCATTTTTTCCTGGTTATCATTATTGGCTATGGTGATAACTGTAACTTGTTAGATACAAAAAATACACAAAAGTAAAAACGCTCATAGGACCCTACTTCTCCATTATTGTTGATATTTCAGAACTGCACTGTCTAGGTCTAGCATTTATAGTCCCCACACTGCTGTAGACTTTTCTGATCTATACTACAAAAAGATGATGGTAAGAAATATGACAACTAGAATCCACCGGATagcaaaagaagaaaacaaaacatataAGTAAACCTCATCCACAATAGTAAGAAGTTCTTCTGATTCTTTTGATTGGAACCATCCAATTTCACAGGCACCCTACAATGACGGAAAGTATCAGTAGGAAATTCAAAACTGCATAAATGTCATGGTGCATAACTTTGGGATGCTTCTGAGAAACATATTATGCGTAAGCACAGAAAAGCTGGTATAAATACATTGTCCCACTTTCATTCAGATTCTTCAACTTGCGATATAAAAGATCCAAAATTCTTCAAGAACTAGAAAACCACTCAGATTCAGATATCCGTATCAACTTCTTCATTTGATAGTTTTAACACAAGTATTGTGCCAAGATGCAACAACACCATGCAGTTGGCAACAATACCTGAAAACCTTCACTTAGTTATCCTGTAGTCAACACCAAGTATGCACCTCAAGACCAATTAATTGGTCTTCTTCCCAATTCTCCAAAACCAATGTTTTCATTAGTCATAGAAAATGCAAATTCAACAAGTTATTGATAGCAATGAGCAACAAGATGGAAAAATGGACTTACCTTTACAGATATCAACAACACCATCAGAGCAGCTTGCGAAAGTTCGTCGTTCTTTAGTTGACAAATCTACATGGAAAGGGAAAAAGTAAAAGCCTCCAACATACATGCACAtcataatctaaaaaaaaaaactgatgaAATTTCTTCCTGGTtctatcactaaaaaaaaagtgaaaaacagACACCCACATAATGCAATGAAAATCACCTGCTTCACCAGCAAAGGCAGCTCATGAGCATTGCCTGGAATTTCCCCATTGGCAAGTGCATAATCAATGCCTctgtaaaatgtaaaaaataaactagTAAAAAGTCAGCACATTCAAAACAAGAAGTTAACAAGATTGCATGCAAACCTAAGTATCCTCCTCCTTCCCTTCTTTTCAGctgtttatttatttactcaTACAGATAATAAATATCCATTGTTTCCTTGATGCTAAAAACTTTAAAACTCCAAAATCAAAGGATAATGAATTCCATTGCTGCCATGGCAACGATGTGCACCACAAGAATACAAGAATACTGCTgattttcaatataaattttCACTACACACTACTAAAACCCAATACTTTGAAAACTAAGGTGCTTCAACTAAAACATAAACACATACATTTAGAATCTGTCACAAAAAGTAGCTGATACAATTCCggagaagagaaaaaataataaaaagaaggTAGAAGAAGATAGAAATACCGAGAGAGGGAGAGGCAGTGGTTATAAAATTCTTTAGGATCGCCTAGGTTGCCGGGTTGAGCAAGCCAAGCCAAACGCTCCGTAACTTTGTTGATTCTATACATGTTGATGACAGACGGCGGCGAATTTGGCGGCAGTGGCAACCCCGCCACCCCGTTCATTTAAGCTTCGGAGTTTATGGAACTGCAAATGACCGCGGAATCTGCTCCAAAGTGATTTCCTTCGCCCGCAGAGGGTTTCAATTTTGCCTCGCAATTAGATGGGTCGTAAGCTTAAAACGGGTCAGGTCTTGGTGGAAAAATTCGGGTCAGGTTGCttttacccgagccaatcaaACTTGGTTAACAACGGTAACTGGAATTTGACTTTTGGACTTATGaggataaaaatatagtaattaaaatatgagttttgtaaattttaaaaaattaaaattacttaacTTCTTAAGTAAATTAAAACTATGTATAACAGCTTTTCTGCTGAGAGTGATATAATTTGTGTCGTTTCTTCTTTTATCTAAGTGTTTATAAAGCTGTCTATTTGACTCTTGCTTCAGGAGCCAATTCCAATTagcttttaaaataaaccttctTTTTTGTTGACTCAATAAAGAAGTGAACTGAAAAAATCTTAACTTTAAGTTCCCATATAAAGTATGTTAGAGGTAGGATTAAAGTGAGTTTAATCCATTGTTAATTAATTCATAAGGATCTTCTAAAATTTCAAGGATTACAaaaattttcaattataaattcatatctaaattttacattagttaaaagtaatttttattatttataatttgttaattAATTCATAAGTATCTTATAAAATTTCacgtaatttttattatttataatttgattatattataaatagaacatatatgaacaaaagagaacaaacatgaaagaaaaagtaaaaggaAGACTGATGATATAATAATgaatatctcttttattattttgaaatcatAAGAAATACTCTAAGTATATACAAGTTGTACATGTTATAGGTCTAgccaaagaaaaaaataatcaatcaataaatactaaaatcattacagacaaacacaaaataaaacttattcacctctataaagagaaacaactaagacttaaagaaaacacaattaatattaacatttttctATAACGTTTGTATCAATATCCTTTAATAGATTATAAGATTATGGTCCAGTATGTATAGGTTGACTCAATCCAATTTCGATTATGACGATCTGACATTGTGTTTATCGTATGTTTGACCTTGTCAATCAGAACATGGTTTGATATAAAGTTCGTTCGATAGGGACTTTATTTAACTTGGTTTGTAGTGGGTGTGACTAAACTTCACCCAAAGTAGATCCAAGTCAAATTGATCCAACATAACTCAACTTGATACGATCTGAGGTAGGTTTGACTCTACTCAAGTCGTTGTGAGTCCAACATGACTTGGTCCGATGTGGGCTGAGCTCAACCCAACTTGACATGAATTCAAGTCAATTCAATCCAATTTTGGCCCAGTTCAACTACCCACAATGGAATTGACTTGATTTCAAACGGAGGTGGGTCGATCTTGATTACGTCTAAGGTGAGCTCGACTCTACTTTTCCTAAAGTGAACCTAAATCAATTCAATCTAATGTAGGCCAAACTAGGTTATTTTCAACGTGGGTCTGATTCAATTGATCCTAAAGTGGACTCAACTCAACTTAGCACTATATGGACTCAATCAACCTTGGTTTGCCATAACCCAACCTAACCCCCAATCTGACCCCATCTACTTGAATTGGGTCTAATCCAATTGTGTTCATACTGACCAATGATTAATTCAAGTAGACTTATACCCTACCCCTACTCAGTTTGACCTAAGCATGACCTGACTTGTCCCTCTTATGTCCAACTCGACTTGGATTCGCATGAACCACCATATCTCAATCTGATTTAACGTACGTGAAATTGTACTCAACCAAACTTGGACTTAATCTAATCTAACTTGTCTCAACACATGCTCAACTAAACTAGACATGACTCTGATTAGACCTATATCTTGACCTAAACCTGGTATGTTTTAGCTTGACTTAGATTCAAGTTGACGTGAGTCTCTCTCGATCAACTTAACATGGTATTGATCTAATCTAACTTTACATAAGTTCATCATGATTTTGTCTATATTTGGATTGAGTAAAAATTTTAagtacttttttttcatttttataatttttttttttttacttaaaaaaaccATGAGACTTCAATTGATATTTTAgctttatgaatttttttttatgaggaCTTTTTAGCCTTGTGAGTTTTTCTTTGCCCCCGACTCTAGGTAAAGCTGGGTGGACTTTCAAGTCTACATgtctttgaaattttttaaacaatttatgAAATTGGTATTgtttagatgtatttttaaattttaaatatataaaataattgatatttcAACGTACTTTATTGTGTTCAAACAAATAATTAGTatcattgacaaaaaaaataataaaacattttgaTAAAATGCTATTAAGATATCaacaatataataattacaaaatataaattttaaattttaacaaaattattggaattatatattttttttaatacatatttatcaatataaaataagaattgTTCAAACATTTACTTTTATGCCTAGATATATAAATGATGTTATCCAAAATTTTCATAATTACAACTTTATGACGATAGTAAGgagagatgatttttttttttttaaatatcaccAAACTTAAGTCTTAAAAGTTTTGAATTAGATGTAGTTTTTTCTCAAAGTCCAACAATAAATTGAACATTAtggataaataaatattattattattaaaaatgagTTTGGGAGTGCAACTCATGAAGATTTCATGTTTTTCATAAATCAATATTTCAGCTGTCTTCAATCAACGGAGGAGGTTTACCTGCAAAAGACTCTCCCGTGTTTAAGTGAGTGAGAGCATAAAGATGATAAGTTTTTAAGTGTGTAAAAGTTAAGAGTCtaagataatatatattttacttcctaaaaaatatttataaattaatcagGTGGTATCATTTAGATTAGCCACATGACTACTCTTATTCAATATTTCATAAATAGTCGTTTATCATTTAAGACTCATTTATTAAACCAACCATTTTATTGTTGATGTTCATTGATGAACGTAACGTTAAAGGATGTAAactattttttgataaaaatgttaataaatattaacaatttgaTATGAAAAAAGGAATTATGAAAACAGATTCCACAGtggaaaaaataaagaaacaagGGAAAGAGAAGAACTTCTTTCCAGCCTTGGCCGGAATATTCCCCCGTTGAGGAAGAGAACTTGCCACATTGCTAAATATacaccttcatttcccaatgaAGTATAACTGTATAGCCAACACAACACAATCACCTGTTGTGTAAATTTCGCAAATGCTGTGCAATTCCATTCACTCAACTCATGGGATCAGAGGGTTTTCTCACAGTTTCAGGAGAATATGGTAAGTGACTCACTCGTCAtccctaattttttttattatatacttgCTTCGCATTCTTCAAATTATACATGATTTTATGCCATTATTATGTTAACATGATTTGTCTCCATTGCTCCATGCTTTCGAGAAAAAAAAGAACATTTAATGGATTGGAGTAACTAGGTATAGGTTTAGGTACGCCATACATACATGTTGGAGGTTCTCACTCTTTGAGTTGTTCCATGGCACCTAATGGGGCTTCATCCTATCACATAGACTCTGCTTTTGTTTTAAATAGCCATTACTCCCTGTGTTATCTGTTAACCGTTTAGTACGTGGTTAATGCTTCCACTGTAGATACGTATGTATATGAGAATTGAGGTGGTTGCCATCTCTAACTACCCATTTTTTGCATGCCACATCGGTTGAGTTGTTGTTTTTTAggtaaaatacattaatttcaGTCTCAACTCTTAAAATTCTGTCATAGTGTTTGGTGTTTTGCTTTTATAGACGTTAATTGTTGCGGGATTTTTAGCCTGTTAACTTTTTTGTGTCACATGTTGCAAATATGAAATATGATGTTGAATTTTCTTCTGGGAATGAATTTCTAGAGACTCAACTGTGTGAGAATTCTAGTCAGCTTCTCAGTCTTCAGGGTAAGGATTTGTCTGAAAATGTGGCAAGTGGAAAGGACAAAAGTTGTCCTGAAGTCGAAGAAGGCATGTCATTACAACAAATAACAACAAAAGTTAGCCAGAGTGGTAGTTCGTGTTCAAAGAGACCAAGGATGTCCGAATCACAAAAATCCACAGGCTTGAGTAAACTAGAGGAGTCAAGGGATGTTTCTGAAAAGCTTGGATCAGACCACATAAAGAGTATTTCTCCTAATATTTTCTGTCCCCGAAAGCAGGCATTATTTTCTTCATATCTATATGTTCACaaccctttttccttgtttttcttttggtatagAGAAAAGAGAATTTCCAAAGCCAAAGAGCCATTCTACCAAGTGCGGAGAGAAAAGGAACATTAAGGTGCCTTCTTCTACGGCTAAGTGCAGTTCTTCTTTGAAAATGGGTGCCACAATCTTTGGTTCTGCTTATGGAGGGAACAATTTCTTTGGTATCTAACTATTAACCTATTGAACTCTTCATACTATTtgcataaaattattttttgatgtGATTATTTGCACAATTGGGTTCACTGTGGTTGTGCGTGAATGTATCATTAAGCCTGTTGCCAAGGGTCTTGACTCTTTAACCTGTTAGCAATCTGGTTAGGTGTTTCTAACATAAGTTATGTTGGAACTCTATTTTCCCTTCTCTAGCTTCCTAGTTAACTATTGTGCTATATGTTGATGTACTTACATATTCTCTTTAAGAGCTAagtacataattttctaagttTTTAGTCTTAATGTTGTGATGGTGATGCTATGGAAGCCAGAAACTGATGTGTTTAGTCTCAGTTAAATGATTGCGAAAGATAAATTTAGGAACTTCATTACATTTCTTGTAGCATGTATGTTTGAACAAAAAACATGCTGTATTATATTGTCATTCTTGAAATGAATTTCATTGtgcttatatttatattactttGGAGCCATTTTATAAAGTATTCAGTTCTTTGTACTTTTAgaaatttaatgttttattattctgttttatttaaattatggcTCTCATTTTCGGGTCAAACCAAATTTACTATATGAGCATTTCAAAATAATAGCCCCCctaataaatatgattttggACCAGTTATCAGTAATATCTGTCCATCTATTAGCATCTAGCCCACATGCTGTTATACATGATCAGTGTGGTATATTATTGGCATCAGTTCTGATCAAACATCCTATAAGTTTTGGCCATATACTCTTGGTTCCATTGAAATATCTAGTTAAGTTCTTTACCAATAAGAAAGGTGGATCCAATGTTAGATGGTCAGATTAAGAGAAAGGTAGGAGAAGACCAGAGAGAACTCTCAGAGAAACCATTATAACACAATGACAATTACCTTTGTAGTGATCACCATCTAATtggataaggcttggttgttatTGCTGTAAGCTTCTCTCTACCAGAATGCTTACTGGTTTTAATGATTTATAGCTGCCATTACTGAATTGAGAGTACATATTTCTCAACTGGAAATATTGGAAACTGTTGTCAGGGTTATATGGTCTGAAGCAGGATATTCATGATGTCACAAAGCTTATGGATGTTCCATCATTGGATGGGCTGCTTAGGGGCACTTTTGACTGTCTTAGTTTGAGTGAAGATGTAAAGAAGAAGACATCAAATACAAATGGAAGTTTTTTTAGTTCAGTTAGAAAGGCTTGCTCTCTCCTCCAGCTACCAAAGTCTATCCAATCCAAAAGTATGGCTGAAATTGATAGCTCCTTCTACAATATGTCCAATAcccaaatgagtttatttggtGCTGTAGAAAGTAATAGTAACGAGGATAAAGAGCAGTCTTGCACATCAGACATGTCTGCATACCACAAGGTTAGTACTTAATACTTAGTATTCAGTAGATTTATGTTTATTTCAAGTTGTAGCTTAAAAGAGTGGTATTCGAATTACTATGCACTACCTCATGTGCAATATAAAGGCTGTACCGTTGCACTAAAATTATAAGTCACTTATATAACTTTTCTGCTTGGGTTTGTTCTTTAGTTCTAAAGCAAATTTACATCCAGTGATAGTAAATGTAAAACTATATAATGATAATGTTATTTATACTCTGTAGTACTTGACATGCAGGGTCTTTGTACTGAAAACAAAAGTTCCTGTAGTCCACTTGACTTTCCATTATATCAACCGAATGATGTCTTGGAACGGATTGCAGTCCCTCGATCCGAGGACTTGGATTCTTTGCTCCTTGATGAGTCCAAGCCTGTTGTTCCAAAAAAGAATAGTAATAATTTACGATCT
The sequence above is a segment of the Phaseolus vulgaris cultivar G19833 chromosome 2, P. vulgaris v2.0, whole genome shotgun sequence genome. Coding sequences within it:
- the LOC137811442 gene encoding uncharacterized protein isoform X2 gives rise to the protein MGSEGFLTVSGEYETQLCENSSQLLSLQGKDLSENVASGKDKSCPEVEEGMSLQQITTKVSQSGSSCSKRPRMSESQKSTGLSKLEESRDVSEKLGSDHIKKKREFPKPKSHSTKCGEKRNIKVPSSTAKCSSSLKMGATIFGSAYGGNNFFGLYGLKQDIHDVTKLMDVPSLDGLLRGTFDCLSLSEDVKKKTSNTNGSFFSSVRKACSLLQLPKSIQSKSMAEIDSSFYNMSNTQMSLFGAVESNSNEDKEQSCTSDMSAYHKGLCTENKSSCSPLDFPLYQPNDVLERIAVPRSEDLDSLLLDESKPVVPKKNSNNLRSGKQVSHQPSLPTFPWSHAFGSHSRANSDIVKLSTSRSTCQGKWAGIGLIASSTDISRGCFTNIDSFSYDQSLVPSTSSSSNKDCPSLFAIFPFCQWNSSSYVTRSKDFEATIGVTIFSPA
- the LOC137811442 gene encoding uncharacterized protein isoform X1, with product MGSEGFLTVSGEYETQLCENSSQLLSLQGKDLSENVASGKDKSCPEVEEGMSLQQITTKVSQSGSSCSKRPRMSESQKSTGLSKLEESRDVSEKLGSDHIKKKREFPKPKSHSTKCGEKRNIKVPSSTAKCSSSLKMGATIFGSAYGGNNFFGLYGLKQDIHDVTKLMDVPSLDGLLRGTFDCLSLSEDVKKKTSNTNGSFFSSVRKACSLLQLPKSIQSKSMAEIDSSFYNMSNTQMSLFGAVESNSNEDKEQSCTSDMSAYHKGLCTENKSSCSPLDFPLYQPNDVLERIAVPRSEDLDSLLLDESKPVVPKKNSNNLRSGKQVSHQPSLPTFPWSHAFGSHSRANSDIVKLSTSRSTCQGKWAGIGLIASSTDISRGCFTNIDSFSYDQSLVPSTSSSSNKDCPSLFAIFPFCQWNSSSYVTRSKDFEATIDEHCPRLLEAAKILCEIATKPPGQNPYGIIRSQKKTSHKNMKGKSLKPTANHEEMSSAPTSVVGSDLMARTVDQIIPAKKPRVSTVENRNGVHSHYVKKGPYSSKSSIPLPSKPVRDLIRENKPSAAATILKELTMMRPTNRILDKGRAYVGQFKVQKLGLVDWKRGKEK